A genomic region of Castor canadensis chromosome 16, mCasCan1.hap1v2, whole genome shotgun sequence contains the following coding sequences:
- the Rab4b gene encoding ras-related protein Rab-4B isoform X2 — MAETYDFLFKFLVIGSAGTGKSCLLHQFIENKFKQDSNHTIGVEFGSRVVNVGGKTVKLQIWDTAGQERFRRETYNSLAAWLTDARTLASPNIVVILCGNKKDLDPEREVTFLEASRFAQENELMFLETSALTGENVEEAFLKCARTILNKIDSGELDPERMGSGIQYGDASLRQLRQPRSAQAVAPQPCGC, encoded by the exons ATGGCCGAGACCTACG ACTTCCTCTTCAAATTCCTGGTGATCGGCAGTGCAGGAACTGGCAAATCATGTCTCCTTCATCAGTTCATTGAGAACAAGT tCAAACAGGATTCTAACCACACGATTGGTGTGGAGTTTGGATCCCGGGTAGTCAACGTGGGTGGGAAGACCGTGAAGCTACAGATTTGGGACACTGCTGGCCAGGAGAGGTTTCG CCGGGAGACGTATAACTCACTGGCTGCCTGGCTGACTGACGCCCGAACACTGGCCAGCCCCAACATCGTGGTCATCCTCTGTGGCAACAAGAAGGATCTGGACCCTGAGCGTGAGGTCACCTTCCTGGAGGCCTCCCGCTTTGCCCAAGAGAATG AGCTGATGTTCCTGGAGACCAGCGCTCTCACGGGGGAGAACGTGGAGGAGGCATTTCTGAAGTGTGCCCGTACCATCCTCAATAAGATCGACTCAG GTGAGCTAGACCCCGAGAGGATGGGCTCAGGCATTCAGTATGGTGATGCATCCCTTCGCCAGCTGCGGCAGCCCCGGAGCGCCCAGGCTGTAGCCCCTCAGCCCTGTGGCTGCTGA
- the Rab4b gene encoding ras-related protein Rab-4B isoform X1, translating to MAETYDFLFKFLVIGSAGTGKSCLLHQFIENKFKQDSNHTIGVEFGSRVVNVGGKTVKLQIWDTAGQERFRSVTRSYYRGAAGALLVYDITSRETYNSLAAWLTDARTLASPNIVVILCGNKKDLDPEREVTFLEASRFAQENELMFLETSALTGENVEEAFLKCARTILNKIDSGELDPERMGSGIQYGDASLRQLRQPRSAQAVAPQPCGC from the exons ATGGCCGAGACCTACG ACTTCCTCTTCAAATTCCTGGTGATCGGCAGTGCAGGAACTGGCAAATCATGTCTCCTTCATCAGTTCATTGAGAACAAGT tCAAACAGGATTCTAACCACACGATTGGTGTGGAGTTTGGATCCCGGGTAGTCAACGTGGGTGGGAAGACCGTGAAGCTACAGATTTGGGACACTGCTGGCCAGGAGAGGTTTCG GTCGGTGACGCGGAGTTATTACCGAGGGGCAGCCGGAGCCCTGCTGGTGTACGACATCACCAG CCGGGAGACGTATAACTCACTGGCTGCCTGGCTGACTGACGCCCGAACACTGGCCAGCCCCAACATCGTGGTCATCCTCTGTGGCAACAAGAAGGATCTGGACCCTGAGCGTGAGGTCACCTTCCTGGAGGCCTCCCGCTTTGCCCAAGAGAATG AGCTGATGTTCCTGGAGACCAGCGCTCTCACGGGGGAGAACGTGGAGGAGGCATTTCTGAAGTGTGCCCGTACCATCCTCAATAAGATCGACTCAG GTGAGCTAGACCCCGAGAGGATGGGCTCAGGCATTCAGTATGGTGATGCATCCCTTCGCCAGCTGCGGCAGCCCCGGAGCGCCCAGGCTGTAGCCCCTCAGCCCTGTGGCTGCTGA
- the Mia gene encoding melanoma-derived growth regulatory protein isoform X1, whose protein sequence is MLVVHEEIHVARSWGSLQPTASEDKGLQSSFWPNGAGRPMPKLADRKLCADEECSYPISMAVALQDYVAPDCRFLTIYRGQVVYVFSKLKGRGRLFWGGSVQGDYYGDLAARFGYFPSSIVLENQTLKPGKIDVKTDKWDFYCQ, encoded by the exons ATGCTAGTTGTCCATGAAGAGATTCACGTGGCAAGAAGCTGGGGAAGCCTCCAGCCAACAGCCAGTGAGGACAAAGGCCTGCAGTCCAGCTTCT GGCCTAATGGGGCAGGCCGCCCCATGCCCAAGCTGGCTGACCGGAAGCTGTGTGCGGATGAGGAATGCAGCT ATCCCATTTCCATGGCTGTGGCCCTTCAGGACTACGTGGCTCCTGACTGCCGTTTCCTGACTATCTATAGGGGCCAAGTGGTGTATGTCTTTTCGAAGCTGAAGGGCCGTGGGAGGCTCTTCTGGGGAGGCAGT GTTCAGGGAGATTACTATGGAGACCTGGCTGCACGCTTTGGCTATTTCCCTAGTAGCATTGTTCTTGAGAACCAGACTCTGAAACCTGGCAAAATTGATGTGAAGACAGAT aaATGGGATTTCTACTGCCAGTGA
- the Mia gene encoding melanoma-derived growth regulatory protein isoform X2: MMAGSPVLFAVIILLSAFAGPNGAGRPMPKLADRKLCADEECSYPISMAVALQDYVAPDCRFLTIYRGQVVYVFSKLKGRGRLFWGGSVQGDYYGDLAARFGYFPSSIVLENQTLKPGKIDVKTDKWDFYCQ, from the exons ATGATGGCAGGGTCCCCAGTGCTCTTCGCTGTCATCATCTTGCTGTCTGCTTTTGCAGGGCCTAATGGGGCAGGCCGCCCCATGCCCAAGCTGGCTGACCGGAAGCTGTGTGCGGATGAGGAATGCAGCT ATCCCATTTCCATGGCTGTGGCCCTTCAGGACTACGTGGCTCCTGACTGCCGTTTCCTGACTATCTATAGGGGCCAAGTGGTGTATGTCTTTTCGAAGCTGAAGGGCCGTGGGAGGCTCTTCTGGGGAGGCAGT GTTCAGGGAGATTACTATGGAGACCTGGCTGCACGCTTTGGCTATTTCCCTAGTAGCATTGTTCTTGAGAACCAGACTCTGAAACCTGGCAAAATTGATGTGAAGACAGAT aaATGGGATTTCTACTGCCAGTGA
- the Snrpa gene encoding U1 small nuclear ribonucleoprotein A, with protein MAVPETRPNHTIYINNLNEKIKKDELKKSLYAIFSQFGQILDILVSRSLKMRGQAFVIFKEVSSATNALRSMQGFPFYDKPMRIQYAKTDSDIIAKMKGTFVERDRKREKRKPKSQETPSAKKAVQGGAAAPVVGAVQGPVPGMPPMTQAPRIMHHMPGQPPYMPPPGMIPPPGLAPGQIPPGAMPPQQLMPGQMPPAQPLSENPPNHILFLTNLPEETNELMLSMLFNQFPGFKEVRLVPGRHDIAFVEFDNEVQAGAARDALQGFKITQNNAMKISFAKK; from the exons ATGGCAGTTCCCGAGACTCGCCCCAACCACACTATTTATATCAACAACCTCAATGAGAAGATCAAGAAGGATG AGCTGAAAAAGTCCCTGTACGCCATCTTCTCCCAGTTTGGCCAGATCCTGGATATTCTGGTGTCCCGGAGCCTGAAGATGAGGGGCCAGGCTTTTGTCATCTTTAAGGAAGTGAGCAGTGCTACCAACGCCTTGCGCTCCATGCAGGGTTTTCCGTTCTATGACAAGCCCATG CGTATCCAATATGCCAAGACAGACTCGGACATCATTGCCAAGATGAAGGGCACCTTTGTAGAGCGGGACCGCAAGCGGGAGAAGAGGAAGCCCAAGAGCCAGGAGACCCCATCTGCCAAGAAGGCCGTGCAGGGCGGGGCGGCTGCCCCTGTGGTGGGAGCTGTCCAGGGGCCTGTTCCG GGTATGCCGCCAATGACTCAGGCACCTCGCATCATGCACCACATGCCAGGCCAGCCTCCTTACATGCCGCCTCCTGGCATGATCCCGCCGCCAGGCCTTGCACCCGGCCAGATCCCCCCGGGAGCCATGCCTCCTCAGCAGCTCATGCCAGGGCAGATGCCACCTGCCCAGCCT CTTTCTGAGAATCCACCCAATCACATCCTGTTCCTCACCAACCTGCCCGAAGAGACAAACGAGCTCATGCTGTCCATGCTTTTCAACCA GTTCCCTGGCTTCAAGGAGGTCCGTCTGGTCCCTGGGCGGCATGATATTGCCTTTGTGGAGTTTGACAATGAGGTACAGGCAGGGGCAGCTCGCGATGCCCTGCAGGGCTTTAAGATCACCCAGAACAATGCCATGAAGATCTCCTTTGCCAAGAAGTAG